The following proteins are co-located in the Polymorphospora rubra genome:
- a CDS encoding ABC transporter permease: MRFLLQRIAFYLFTAWAAITLNFFIPRMIPGDPVRSLVARYQGQLSTEAMASLYVLFGLDEDKGLWQQYVEYWGQLFRGDLGMSFTFFPAPVSQVLSDSLPWTLSLVGITTVISFFVGTSLGVLAGWRRGSWADGLLPVTTFLSSIPYFWLGLIAIALLAGPGSFFPSSGGYAPGLVPAWDQYFIPSAIQHSLLPALTILISSVSGWILSMRNMMVTVAAEDYITVAHAKGLSERRVAVSYAARNALLPNVSGFALSLGFIVGGTLLVEIVFSYPGLGFQLFQAVGAKDYPLMQGIFLIITISVLVANLLADLAYLALDPRTRKEG, from the coding sequence GTGAGGTTCCTGCTGCAGCGCATCGCGTTCTACCTCTTCACCGCCTGGGCCGCGATCACCCTCAACTTCTTCATCCCCCGGATGATCCCCGGCGACCCGGTCCGCTCGCTGGTCGCCCGCTACCAGGGCCAGCTCAGCACCGAGGCGATGGCCTCGCTCTACGTCCTGTTCGGCCTCGACGAGGACAAGGGCCTCTGGCAGCAGTACGTCGAGTACTGGGGCCAGCTCTTCCGCGGCGACCTCGGCATGTCGTTCACGTTCTTCCCGGCCCCGGTCTCCCAGGTGCTGTCGGACAGCCTGCCGTGGACCCTGTCACTGGTCGGCATCACCACCGTCATCAGCTTCTTCGTCGGCACCTCGCTCGGCGTGCTCGCCGGCTGGCGGCGCGGGTCGTGGGCCGACGGCCTGCTGCCGGTGACCACCTTCCTGTCGTCGATCCCGTACTTCTGGCTCGGCCTGATCGCGATCGCCCTGCTCGCCGGACCCGGCAGCTTCTTCCCGTCGTCCGGCGGCTACGCCCCCGGCCTGGTGCCGGCCTGGGACCAGTACTTCATCCCCAGCGCCATCCAGCACAGCCTGCTGCCGGCACTGACCATCCTGATCTCGTCGGTCTCCGGCTGGATCCTCAGCATGCGCAACATGATGGTCACCGTCGCGGCCGAGGACTACATCACCGTCGCGCACGCCAAGGGCCTGTCCGAGCGGCGGGTCGCGGTCAGCTACGCCGCCCGCAACGCGCTGCTGCCCAACGTCTCCGGCTTCGCCCTGTCGCTGGGCTTCATCGTCGGCGGCACCCTCCTGGTCGAGATCGTCTTCTCCTACCCGGGCCTGGGGTTCCAGCTGTTCCAGGCGGTCGGCGCCAAGGACTACCCGCTGATGCAGGGCATCTTCCTGATCATCACGATCTCCGTGCTGGTCGCGAACCTGCTGGCCGACCTCGCCTACCTCGCACTCGACCCGCGTACGCGCAAGGAGGGCTGA
- a CDS encoding ABC transporter permease produces MPATTMTGTVTGDGAPAAPAQAAPKRRRLRFVANPKAATGLVVLGFFLLLAIIGPWIAPYDPSARGADLVAPPSAEHWFGTTHLGQDIFSQVLVGTRGVIFVGFLAGLVATVLSVLVGVTAGFLGGAADESLSALSNVFLVIPALPLIIIVASTIPGAGDLMVALVIGATSWAWGARVLRAQTLSLRRRDYVEAARATGESTWRIIIFEILPNLTAIIASGFVGTVIFAVMTEITLAFIGISTVSEWNWGTILFWAQSQQALAQGAWWWFVPAGLAIALLGTALSLVNFGIDEFVSPRLRSSGKTSVKTADGRTVRMRVGFTPVLRSAPRPPAPRDADVLTNERVGRR; encoded by the coding sequence ATGCCCGCCACCACGATGACCGGTACGGTCACCGGCGACGGCGCGCCCGCCGCCCCGGCGCAGGCCGCCCCGAAACGGCGCCGCCTGCGGTTCGTCGCCAACCCCAAGGCGGCCACCGGCCTGGTCGTCCTCGGCTTCTTCCTGCTGCTGGCGATCATCGGCCCGTGGATCGCGCCGTACGACCCGTCGGCGCGCGGCGCCGACCTGGTCGCGCCGCCGTCGGCCGAGCACTGGTTCGGCACCACCCACCTGGGCCAGGACATCTTCAGCCAGGTGCTGGTCGGCACCCGGGGCGTCATCTTCGTCGGCTTCCTCGCCGGCCTGGTCGCCACCGTGCTGTCGGTGCTGGTCGGGGTCACCGCCGGGTTCCTCGGCGGCGCCGCCGACGAGAGCCTCTCGGCGCTGTCCAACGTGTTCCTGGTGATCCCCGCCCTGCCCCTGATCATCATCGTGGCCTCGACGATCCCGGGCGCCGGCGACCTGATGGTCGCCCTGGTCATCGGCGCGACCTCGTGGGCCTGGGGCGCCCGGGTGCTGCGCGCGCAGACCCTGTCGCTGCGCCGGCGCGACTACGTCGAAGCGGCCCGGGCCACGGGGGAGAGCACCTGGCGGATCATCATCTTCGAGATCCTGCCGAACCTGACCGCGATCATCGCCTCCGGCTTCGTCGGCACGGTGATCTTCGCCGTGATGACCGAGATCACCCTGGCCTTCATCGGCATCTCCACGGTGTCGGAGTGGAACTGGGGCACCATCCTGTTCTGGGCCCAGTCCCAGCAGGCCCTGGCCCAGGGCGCCTGGTGGTGGTTCGTCCCGGCCGGCCTGGCCATCGCGCTGCTCGGCACCGCCCTGTCGCTGGTCAACTTCGGCATCGACGAGTTCGTCAGCCCCCGGCTGCGCAGCAGCGGCAAGACCAGCGTCAAGACCGCGGACGGCCGTACCGTGCGGATGCGGGTCGGGTTCACCCCGGTCCTGCGCAGCGCGCCCCGGCCACCGGCGCCCCGCGACGCCGACGTACTCACCAACGAAAGGGTCGGCCGGCGATGA